Within Desulfobacter sp., the genomic segment GGGTGGCCTTGGGCGGCGTCCGGGATGAGGCCGAGATCCGGGGGCACCGCCGGACCTATGTGGGGGCCCTGCCCGGACGGATCATCCAGCACCTGAGAAAGGCCGGAAAAAAGAATCCGGTATTCATGCTGGACGAGATCGACAAGGTCAACTCCTCCTACCACGGGGACCCTTCCTCGGCCCTGCTGGAGGTCCTGGACCCGGAACAGAACCACACCTTTGTGGACCATTACCTTGATGTGCCCTTTGACCTCTCCGATGTGATGTTTCTGACCACTGCCAATGTGCTCCATACCATTCCGGCGCCGCTGCGGGACCGGATGGAGGTGCTGGAACTCAACGGATACACCGAAGAAGAAAAGCTGAAAATCGCCACCCGCTACCTCATCCCCCGCCAGCGGGAGGCCAACGGGCTCACCGCCGGTCAGATCAAGATTACGGCCGGCGCCGTAAAGAAGATCATTTCAGGGTATACCCGGGAATCGGGTCTGCGGAACCTGGAGCGCCGCATCGGAGCTGTCTGCCGTGGCGTGGCCGCTAAAATCGCCGAAAACGAAGTGGACAAGCTGGCCATCGGCCAGAAGGATGTGACCGCCTTTCTGGGACCGGTTCAGAATATGCCGGACATGGCCCGCCGCATCAATACCCCGGGGGTGGTGGTGGGCCTGGCCTGGACACCGGTGGGGGGCGAGGTCCTCTTTGTGGAAGCCGTGGCCATGACCGGCGGCCGCGGGCTTACCCTCACCGGCCAGCTGGGGGATGTGATGAAGGAGTCCGCCTCCACGGCCCTGAGCTTTATCCGGGCCAATGCAAAGCGCCTCTGTGTGGATGACGCTTTTTTCACTGAACACGATATCCATATCCATGTGCCAGAAGGCTCCATCCCCAAGGACGGTCCCTCGGCAGGGGTCACCATGCTTACGGCGTTGACCTCCCTGATCACCCACCGGATGGTCCGCCCCCGCCTGGCCATGACCGGGGAAATCACCCTCAGGGGAGAGGTCCTGCCCGTGGGGGGGATTAAGGAAAAGGTGATTGCGGCCCACAGGGCCGGCATCCGGTCCCTGATCCTGCCCCAGTGGAATGAAAAGGATATGGAAGATGTCCCCGCCCACATCCAGTCCAACATGGAATTCTTTTTTACCGATAAAATGGAAGATGTCCTTGATATCGCCCTGCAATAGATAATAATGAAATTGAGATACTGCCCCTTGAGACGAATCGCCCTGTTTTTATGTGTTTTTTGCGCCCTGGCACTTGCCGGCTGTTCAAGTTCAACCTATGACACCCGCCACCGTCCGCCGGTCAAGAAAAAATATCCTAAAGGAACCCCGGCCACCCAGCGGCCGTACACCGTTAAGGGGCGGCAGTATGTGCCCCTGTCCACGGCCCACGGGTATGTGGAAACGGGCCGTGCCTCCTGGTACGGCCGGAAATTCCACGGCAGGAAAACCTCCAACGGTGAAACTTATAATATGTACGCCATGACCGCGGCCCACAAAACCCTGCCCATGAATACCTGGGTCCGGGTGGAGAACCTGGACAACAGCAAGACCATCACCGTAAGGGTGAATGACCGGGGGCCCTTTGTGGCGGGCCGGATCATCGACCTGTCCTATTCAGGAGCCAGCCGCATCGGCATGGTGGGGCCGGGAACGGCCCGGGTCCGGGTCACGGCCCTGGGGCGGGCCACCTCCTATTCCAAAAAAGACCATACTCCCACTGCCTTTAAGCCCGTGGACTATTGGAAGGGCAATTTTACGGTGCAGGTGGGGGCTTTCAAGGTCCGGACCAATGCGGAAAATTACCGTAAAAAGCTTTCCAAATCCTATCTTAATGCCCATATCGTCCCCTACGAGGATTACAGGGGCAAGTTTTTCAGGGTGAGAATCGGCCGGTTTTCCAAACTCAACGATGCCGTAAAGTTCAGCGAACAGCTCATGAATGAGGGGTTCGGCCGGACGTTTGCCGTTGCGGAGTAAGTCCATGTATACCATTTTTCTGGACAGGGACGGGGTGATCAATGAAGATTCCCCGGCATATATCAAAAGCCCGGAGGAGTTCCACTTCATCCCCAAAAGCCCTGAAGCAGTGGCCCTGCTCAATAAAAGCGGATTTGAGGTGATCCTCATTACCAACCAGTCCGCCGTGGGCCGGAAAATGATTACCCGGGAGACCCTGGCTTCCATTTTTGATAAAATGCAGGCCGGCATACGGGCGGCGGACGGCCGGATCAAGGATGTTTTTTTCTGTCCCCATACCCCGGATGAGGGGTGCCGCTGCAGAAAACCCAGGCCCGGATTGATTTTGGATGCCATAAAAAAATACGGAATTGATCCGGCAGCCGCGGCCATGGTGGGGGATTCGGCCAAGGACATTGAGTGCGGCCGGGCTGCCGGCTGTGCCAAAACCGTGCTGGTGGCCACGGGCAACGGGCCCAAGGCCCGGCAGGAACTGGCCGACAAGGGGATTACACCGGATTACTGGGCCCGAGATCTCTATGATGCGGCCCAATGGCTGGCATCCAACCTCCCCGCCTCCGGATTGGTCCATGATCACCATTAAAGGTACCCTCTCCCGCATTACCTTTCAGAACCCGGACAACCACTATACGGTCTGCAGGATCCGTGTGCCCAAGGTAATGGAACCCATCACCGTGGTGGGCCATCTGGCCGGCGTGGCCGAAGGGGAGCAGCTTGAACTGCAGGGGGCATGGACCTCACACCCCAAATTCGGAGACCAGTTCAAGGCCGAAACCTATGAAGTCACCCTGCCGGCAACACTTTCCGGCATCCGGAAATACCTGGCTTCCGGCTTGATCCGGGGCATCAGCGCCCATCTGGCCGATAAAATCGTAGATACCTTTGGAGAGCGGACCCTGGATATCATTGAAAATGAACCGGACCGGCTGCTGGATGTCCACGGCATCGGCAAAACCAAGAAAAACCAGATCGAAAGGGCCTGGAATTCCCATCATTCCGCTCGGCGGGTGATGCAATACCTCCAGGAGACCCCCATCGGTGTAACCCATGCCGGCACCATATTGAAAACATACGGCAACGACGCCTTAAACATCCTGAAAACAGATCCCTTTCGCATCGCCCGGGATATTCCTGCCATCGGGTTCCGGGTCGTGGACCAGCTGGCCGGGGGGG encodes:
- the lon gene encoding endopeptidase La, which codes for MDELRHPSAPISTDDIPENLPILPIVDTNLFPKMVLPLVLIQKEAIDLIDEAMAGNRMLGLLLSRRSDIDSKHTADELHRIGTVAMILKMSKMEDERAQLLIQGLNRFKVVKYLTGKPYMQAKISVLKSRNADRNKENRALMANIMEQYEKIVDLSPGLPSEMGQMIKTLQEPNVLADMVASTINAPVTEKQKVIEMLDVNMRLKKVTRLVNDQLEILEMGSKIQSQVKEDMDKRQREYYLRQQLKAIKEELGETEDESVEIREYKALIEDKGLPEEARKEADRELLRLGRMHPSSSEYVVSSTYLDWLTALPWQDYSRDHLDISRARRVLDQDHYGLEKPKKRILEYLAVRKLKKDSKGPILCFTGPPGTGKTSLGKSIARALGREFVRVALGGVRDEAEIRGHRRTYVGALPGRIIQHLRKAGKKNPVFMLDEIDKVNSSYHGDPSSALLEVLDPEQNHTFVDHYLDVPFDLSDVMFLTTANVLHTIPAPLRDRMEVLELNGYTEEEKLKIATRYLIPRQREANGLTAGQIKITAGAVKKIISGYTRESGLRNLERRIGAVCRGVAAKIAENEVDKLAIGQKDVTAFLGPVQNMPDMARRINTPGVVVGLAWTPVGGEVLFVEAVAMTGGRGLTLTGQLGDVMKESASTALSFIRANAKRLCVDDAFFTEHDIHIHVPEGSIPKDGPSAGVTMLTALTSLITHRMVRPRLAMTGEITLRGEVLPVGGIKEKVIAAHRAGIRSLILPQWNEKDMEDVPAHIQSNMEFFFTDKMEDVLDIALQ
- a CDS encoding septal ring lytic transglycosylase RlpA family protein yields the protein MKLRYCPLRRIALFLCVFCALALAGCSSSTYDTRHRPPVKKKYPKGTPATQRPYTVKGRQYVPLSTAHGYVETGRASWYGRKFHGRKTSNGETYNMYAMTAAHKTLPMNTWVRVENLDNSKTITVRVNDRGPFVAGRIIDLSYSGASRIGMVGPGTARVRVTALGRATSYSKKDHTPTAFKPVDYWKGNFTVQVGAFKVRTNAENYRKKLSKSYLNAHIVPYEDYRGKFFRVRIGRFSKLNDAVKFSEQLMNEGFGRTFAVAE
- the gmhB gene encoding D-glycero-beta-D-manno-heptose 1,7-bisphosphate 7-phosphatase, with the translated sequence MRGSAGRLPLRSKSMYTIFLDRDGVINEDSPAYIKSPEEFHFIPKSPEAVALLNKSGFEVILITNQSAVGRKMITRETLASIFDKMQAGIRAADGRIKDVFFCPHTPDEGCRCRKPRPGLILDAIKKYGIDPAAAAMVGDSAKDIECGRAAGCAKTVLVATGNGPKARQELADKGITPDYWARDLYDAAQWLASNLPASGLVHDHH